One part of the Olleya sp. YS genome encodes these proteins:
- the gcvT gene encoding glycine cleavage system aminomethyltransferase GcvT, whose translation MKNTALTATHEALGAKMVPFAGYNMPVQYDGVNIEHEAVRTDCGVFDVSHMGEFLISGPHALDLIQSISSNDASKLTVGKAQYSCLPNDTGGIVDDLIIYKIKEEQYLLVVNASNIEKDWNWISSKNTVGAEMRDLSEDYSLLAIQGPNAVQKMQALSSLDLSAIKFYNFEVGDFAGIEHVIISATGYTGSGGFEIYCKNNEVKQIWDKVVDAGAKPIGLAARDTLRLEMGYCLYGNDIDDTTSPLEAGLGWITKFTKPFTNSEALEDQKRRGVDRKLVAFELDERGIPRQGYDIVDGQGKKIGEVTSGTMSPMLNKGIGLGYVPTVFADVNSKINIQIRKNAVPATVVKLPFYKG comes from the coding sequence ATGAAAAATACAGCGTTAACAGCAACTCACGAAGCACTTGGTGCAAAAATGGTCCCATTTGCAGGTTACAATATGCCTGTACAGTATGATGGTGTTAACATAGAACACGAAGCAGTTAGAACAGATTGTGGTGTCTTTGATGTTAGTCATATGGGAGAATTTTTAATCTCTGGACCACATGCGTTAGACTTAATACAAAGCATATCTAGTAACGATGCGTCAAAACTAACCGTTGGTAAGGCACAGTATAGTTGTTTACCTAATGATACTGGTGGAATTGTGGACGACTTAATTATTTATAAAATTAAAGAAGAGCAATACCTTTTAGTGGTTAATGCTAGTAATATAGAAAAGGATTGGAACTGGATTAGCTCTAAAAACACTGTTGGTGCAGAGATGCGCGATTTGTCCGAAGACTACTCCTTACTTGCTATACAAGGTCCTAATGCAGTACAAAAAATGCAAGCTTTATCCAGTTTAGATTTGTCTGCTATCAAGTTTTATAATTTTGAAGTTGGAGATTTTGCTGGTATAGAACACGTAATCATCTCAGCAACAGGTTACACAGGTAGTGGTGGTTTTGAAATCTATTGTAAAAACAATGAGGTTAAACAAATTTGGGATAAAGTGGTAGACGCTGGAGCAAAACCAATAGGTTTGGCTGCACGTGATACTTTACGTTTAGAAATGGGTTACTGCTTGTATGGTAATGATATTGACGATACTACTTCACCTCTTGAAGCTGGTTTAGGTTGGATTACAAAGTTTACTAAACCATTTACCAATAGTGAAGCATTAGAAGACCAAAAACGTCGTGGTGTTGACCGTAAGTTAGTCGCTTTCGAGCTGGATGAGCGTGGCATCCCAAGACAAGGGTATGATATTGTAGATGGACAAGGTAAAAAAATTGGAGAGGTTACTTCTGGCACCATGTCACCAATGTTGAATAAAGGTATTGGCTTAGGGTATGTGCCAACTGTTTTTGCAGATGTTAACAGTAAAATAAATATCCAGATTCGTAAAAACGCAGTTCCAGCAACGGTTGTTAAGTTACCATTTTATAAAGGGTAA
- a CDS encoding energy transducer TonB, translating into MKLSYFKYIFVLLVCASCSTLKKIPLTGIEKTKTYPSDIQFPEIQIYPNRVVDSDGNEWFVIRKSLSFVNCPEGKNSERENCFNETIKSHFEKNISYPKIAQKNRIEGIVKAKFRVDPNGNISHISATGNEHLLDEAIRLLNSLPQITPAKYRGKGIEFKIETKINFSL; encoded by the coding sequence ATGAAACTATCTTACTTTAAATACATTTTTGTCTTATTAGTTTGCGCTTCCTGTTCAACTTTAAAAAAAATTCCTTTAACTGGAATTGAAAAAACAAAAACCTACCCGTCTGATATACAATTCCCTGAAATCCAAATATACCCTAATAGGGTTGTAGATTCTGATGGTAATGAATGGTTCGTAATTCGCAAAAGTTTATCTTTTGTAAATTGTCCTGAAGGTAAAAATAGCGAACGTGAAAATTGTTTCAATGAAACCATTAAATCACACTTTGAAAAAAACATCTCTTATCCAAAAATTGCCCAAAAAAATAGAATTGAAGGAATTGTAAAAGCTAAATTTAGAGTTGATCCAAATGGAAATATTTCTCATATATCTGCTACAGGAAACGAACATCTACTAGATGAAGCTATAAGGTTATTAAATTCTCTTCCTCAAATTACACCAGCAAAATATCGAGGAAAAGGGATTGAATTTAAAATTGAGACTAAAATAAATTTTTCCCTATAG
- a CDS encoding VOC family protein, whose translation MTFSLNHIAISVQDVNQSIDFYKKVFQLQEIENTASNSKTRWLSFDDGRQLHLIPRPELKVVTNKAVHFALSTPHFEAFITHLNNLDIAYSDWKNTPNKDYIRKDGILQVYFQDPDGYWIEVNNQV comes from the coding sequence ATGACTTTTAGCTTAAATCATATAGCCATTTCTGTACAAGATGTCAATCAGTCTATAGATTTTTATAAAAAAGTGTTTCAACTACAAGAGATTGAAAATACAGCTTCAAACTCAAAAACAAGATGGTTATCGTTTGATGATGGTAGACAATTACACCTTATACCAAGACCAGAATTAAAAGTCGTAACCAATAAAGCAGTTCATTTTGCGTTATCAACGCCTCATTTTGAAGCATTCATTACACATCTTAACAACCTAGATATAGCCTATTCAGATTGGAAAAATACACCAAACAAAGATTACATTAGAAAAGATGGTATACTACAAGTGTATTTTCAAGATCCAGATGGCTATTGGATAGAGGTTAATAATCAAGTTTGA
- the thrC gene encoding threonine synthase, whose translation MNYYSLNHKAPNTTFKDAVIKGLAPDKGLYFPERITPLPASFFENIYDLSYNEIAFEALQQFVFPDIPKDVLKTIIKETLSFDFPVVKLNDNISTLELFHGPTMAFKDVGARFMARCLGYFNQNNTNEVTVLVATSGDTGGAVANGFLGVKGVNVVILYPSGKVSEIQEKQLTTLGQNIKALEVDGVFDDCQDMVKRAFLDEELTSKMQLTSANSINVARWLPQLLYFMFAYKQLHNTHKEIVFSVPSGNFGNVCAGMMAQQLGLPIKHFIASNNQNNVVTNYLKTEIYNPKPSVQTISNAMDVGNPSNFIRIQEIYNNNFNSLKDNLSSYSFTDDETKVALKEIYDNYNYVADPHGAVGYLGCKAYLKSNPNAHCVFLETAHPTKFLDVVEDVIIEKQSLPKQIQSVMGKNKVATKISSYNHLKAFLLK comes from the coding sequence ATGAATTACTACAGTCTCAACCATAAAGCACCAAACACCACGTTTAAAGATGCAGTCATCAAAGGATTAGCACCAGATAAAGGTTTATATTTTCCTGAACGTATTACACCTTTACCTGCTTCATTTTTTGAAAATATTTATGATTTAAGTTATAACGAGATTGCTTTTGAAGCCTTACAACAATTTGTCTTTCCAGATATCCCAAAAGATGTCTTAAAAACAATTATTAAGGAAACGTTATCGTTTGATTTTCCTGTGGTAAAATTAAACGACAATATATCTACTTTAGAGTTGTTTCATGGACCAACTATGGCTTTTAAAGATGTTGGCGCACGATTTATGGCTAGATGTTTAGGTTATTTTAATCAAAATAATACTAACGAAGTGACGGTTTTAGTAGCCACTTCTGGTGATACAGGTGGTGCAGTTGCCAATGGGTTTTTGGGCGTTAAAGGTGTTAATGTAGTTATCCTTTATCCTTCTGGAAAGGTAAGTGAGATACAAGAAAAACAACTGACTACGTTAGGACAAAACATTAAAGCATTAGAAGTCGATGGTGTTTTTGACGATTGCCAAGACATGGTTAAACGTGCGTTTTTAGATGAGGAATTAACTAGCAAAATGCAATTGACCTCTGCAAACTCTATTAATGTAGCACGATGGTTACCACAACTACTCTACTTTATGTTTGCCTACAAACAATTACATAATACACATAAAGAGATTGTATTTTCTGTACCAAGTGGAAACTTTGGAAACGTGTGTGCTGGTATGATGGCACAACAATTAGGCTTACCTATTAAACATTTTATTGCGTCAAATAACCAAAATAACGTTGTAACTAATTATCTAAAAACAGAAATTTATAATCCAAAACCATCTGTTCAAACTATTAGTAATGCTATGGATGTTGGCAATCCGAGTAATTTTATTCGTATCCAAGAAATCTATAACAACAACTTTAATAGTTTAAAGGACAATTTATCCTCTTATAGTTTTACAGACGACGAAACTAAGGTGGCTTTAAAAGAGATATACGACAACTATAACTACGTAGCAGATCCACATGGAGCAGTTGGATATTTAGGATGTAAAGCCTATTTAAAATCTAATCCTAATGCACATTGTGTGTTTTTAGAAACTGCACATCCAACCAAGTTTTTAGATGTGGTTGAAGACGTTATTATAGAAAAACAATCGTTACCAAAGCAAATACAATCGGTTATGGGTAAAAACAAAGTGGCGACTAAAATTAGTAGTTACAACCATTTAAAAGCATTTTTATTAAAGTAA
- a CDS encoding homoserine kinase produces MNEIKIFSPATVANVSCGFDVLGFCLDTIGDDMVIRKTTEKGIRISKIVGADLPFETDKNVASVSALALYNDAQPDCGFEIDIYKNIKPGSGIGSSSASASGSVFAINELLGRPYNKTQLTQFAMKGEAIASGCEHADNIAPGIFGGFTLVKSTTPLQVLQLPTPDDLYATIIHPQIEIKTSEARAILPKNIPLQDAITQWSNVGSLVHALHTNNYNLLSNALKDVVVEPYRSQLIPNFDVVKSEVIKAGALGAGISGSGPSIFTLSKSKKTAEAVAKAMQKVYSKTEINFNTYVSKINTEGIRIMKNE; encoded by the coding sequence ATGAACGAAATCAAAATATTTTCACCAGCAACTGTTGCTAATGTTTCCTGTGGATTTGACGTCTTGGGCTTTTGCTTAGACACTATTGGTGACGACATGGTGATTAGAAAAACGACTGAAAAAGGGATTAGAATCTCTAAAATTGTTGGAGCTGATTTACCTTTTGAAACTGATAAGAATGTTGCAAGTGTATCTGCATTAGCCTTATATAATGATGCACAACCAGATTGTGGTTTTGAGATAGACATCTATAAAAACATTAAACCTGGAAGTGGTATTGGTAGCAGTTCTGCGAGTGCTTCTGGTAGTGTTTTTGCTATTAATGAGTTATTAGGACGACCATATAATAAGACACAACTCACCCAGTTTGCTATGAAAGGAGAAGCTATTGCTAGTGGTTGTGAGCATGCAGATAATATTGCACCAGGTATTTTTGGTGGTTTCACTTTAGTTAAAAGCACAACACCATTACAAGTGTTACAATTACCAACTCCTGACGATTTATATGCAACCATCATTCATCCTCAAATAGAAATTAAAACGTCTGAAGCACGTGCTATATTACCAAAAAACATTCCGTTACAAGACGCCATAACCCAATGGTCTAACGTTGGAAGTTTAGTTCATGCATTACACACCAATAATTATAATTTATTAAGCAATGCATTAAAAGATGTTGTGGTTGAACCTTACAGAAGTCAACTGATTCCAAATTTTGATGTGGTTAAATCTGAAGTTATAAAAGCAGGTGCTTTAGGAGCAGGAATTTCAGGTTCTGGACCTTCTATATTCACATTATCTAAAAGTAAAAAAACTGCTGAAGCTGTTGCTAAAGCGATGCAAAAAGTTTATTCTAAAACAGAGATTAATTTTAATACTTATGTGTCTAAAATTAATACAGAAGGAATTAGAATAATGAAAAATGAATAA
- the thrA gene encoding bifunctional aspartate kinase/homoserine dehydrogenase I, giving the protein MKVLKFGGTSVGSAQNIKRVIDILQKEALTSPIVCVVSAIGGITDKLLQAGELAKQKDEAYLTVFDTIKSIHFKAIEELAPNSKSILSEVENKFNDLKQLLNGIYLINELSPKTSDKLVSFGELLSSFIIAKTMEDMGLNTVLKNSQELIITNSNFSKAEVNYKVTNKNITDYFNKANQQITILPGFVSKSQLGETTTLGRGGSDFTAAIIAAALKVEQLEIWTDVSGMYTTNPKLVKQAYPISNLSYQEAMELSHFGAKVLYPPTVQPVLDLAIPIHIKNTLQPEATGTIISNQNNGNNLTVKGISHIDNVALLTLEGSGMVGIPGFSKRLFETLANEKINIIFITQASSEHSICFGIDESNAEQAEQAINSTFENEISLHKINPITVEKGLSIIALIGDNMKSHQGISGKLFSTLGKNNINVRAIAQGASEKNISAVINASDVKKALNSVHERFFEVNTKQLNVFITGIGNVGEKLIDQIQQQHSFLKKNLKLDVKIVGMANSRKMIFNPKGIDLNNWAAQFHHADKSSIEGFYQKVIELNLRNSIFVDITANHDVSKVYENYLKQSVAVVACNKIACSGSYAEYKNLQDLSLKYNAPFLYETNVGAGLPIINTLNNLVASGDKVISIQAVLSGSLNFVFNNFSDKKNFHDTVKQAQFEGYTEPDPRIDLSGIDVARKILILARENGVPMEIDDIVNESFLTKANLESDSVDDFYETLITDEAHFQKLYASAKANNYQLKYVAEYKNGKAKVGLQEVPEGHPFYNLKGKDNIVMFYTQRYPEQPLIVKGAGAGADVTASGLFADIIRIGNK; this is encoded by the coding sequence ATGAAAGTATTAAAATTTGGCGGAACCTCTGTAGGTTCAGCTCAAAACATAAAAAGAGTCATCGATATTCTTCAAAAAGAAGCATTGACTAGTCCTATAGTTTGTGTGGTTTCTGCTATTGGTGGAATAACTGATAAGCTATTACAGGCTGGAGAATTAGCAAAACAAAAAGATGAAGCGTATTTGACAGTATTTGATACTATTAAATCCATTCATTTTAAAGCTATTGAAGAATTAGCACCAAATTCTAAATCTATTTTATCTGAAGTAGAAAACAAATTTAACGACTTAAAGCAACTGCTAAATGGCATCTATTTAATTAACGAATTATCTCCAAAAACCTCAGATAAGCTAGTCAGTTTTGGTGAGCTACTATCTTCGTTTATCATTGCTAAAACAATGGAAGATATGGGTTTAAATACAGTTTTAAAAAATAGTCAAGAGCTTATTATAACTAATTCTAATTTCTCAAAAGCAGAAGTTAATTACAAAGTGACTAACAAAAATATAACCGATTACTTTAATAAAGCAAATCAGCAAATTACTATACTTCCAGGTTTTGTATCAAAATCACAATTGGGTGAAACGACCACTTTAGGACGTGGTGGATCAGACTTTACTGCTGCTATTATTGCAGCAGCTCTAAAGGTGGAACAGCTAGAAATCTGGACAGACGTTAGTGGTATGTATACAACTAATCCAAAATTAGTAAAACAAGCCTATCCGATTTCTAATTTATCGTATCAAGAGGCTATGGAATTGTCACATTTTGGTGCTAAAGTACTATACCCTCCAACGGTTCAACCAGTTTTAGATTTAGCAATCCCAATACATATAAAAAACACGTTACAACCAGAAGCTACTGGTACAATTATTTCTAATCAAAATAATGGAAACAATTTAACTGTAAAAGGTATTAGTCATATTGACAATGTTGCATTATTGACTTTAGAAGGTAGCGGAATGGTTGGTATACCTGGGTTTTCAAAACGTTTGTTTGAAACTTTAGCTAACGAAAAAATCAACATTATTTTTATTACGCAAGCATCTTCAGAACACTCAATTTGTTTTGGTATTGATGAAAGCAATGCAGAACAAGCAGAACAAGCCATAAATTCTACCTTTGAAAACGAAATCTCTTTACATAAAATCAATCCTATTACTGTTGAAAAAGGCTTATCCATTATAGCCTTAATTGGCGACAATATGAAAAGTCATCAAGGTATTAGTGGTAAATTATTTAGCACGCTTGGTAAAAACAATATTAATGTCAGAGCGATAGCACAAGGTGCTTCAGAAAAAAACATCTCTGCAGTAATCAATGCAAGTGATGTAAAAAAAGCTTTAAATAGTGTTCACGAACGCTTTTTTGAAGTTAACACCAAACAACTTAATGTCTTTATTACTGGAATTGGTAATGTTGGTGAAAAACTAATCGATCAAATCCAGCAGCAACATTCTTTTTTAAAGAAAAACTTAAAATTGGATGTCAAAATTGTGGGTATGGCCAATTCTAGAAAAATGATTTTTAATCCAAAAGGAATCGATTTAAACAATTGGGCAGCACAATTTCATCATGCTGATAAATCAAGTATTGAAGGTTTCTACCAAAAAGTCATCGAGTTAAACTTAAGAAATAGCATTTTTGTAGACATAACTGCAAACCATGACGTTTCTAAAGTTTACGAAAACTATTTAAAGCAAAGTGTAGCTGTGGTTGCGTGTAATAAAATAGCCTGTTCTGGGAGTTATGCCGAGTATAAAAACTTACAAGATTTATCACTTAAATACAATGCGCCATTTTTATACGAAACTAATGTTGGTGCAGGATTACCAATAATTAATACACTAAATAACTTAGTTGCTTCAGGTGACAAAGTGATAAGTATTCAAGCAGTATTGTCTGGAAGCTTAAATTTTGTCTTTAATAATTTTAGTGATAAAAAGAATTTTCATGATACCGTTAAGCAAGCACAATTTGAAGGGTACACAGAACCAGATCCTCGCATTGATTTAAGCGGAATTGATGTGGCTAGAAAAATATTAATATTAGCTCGTGAAAACGGAGTACCAATGGAAATAGATGACATTGTAAATGAGTCGTTTTTAACTAAAGCTAATTTAGAAAGTGATTCTGTAGATGATTTTTATGAAACTTTAATTACAGACGAGGCTCATTTTCAAAAGCTTTACGCATCTGCAAAAGCAAATAATTATCAGTTAAAATATGTTGCTGAATATAAAAATGGTAAAGCAAAAGTAGGCTTACAAGAAGTGCCAGAAGGTCATCCGTTTTACAATTTAAAGGGAAAGGATAACATTGTCATGTTTTACACACAACGCTATCCAGAACAACCGTTAATTGTTAAAGGTGCTGGTGCTGGAGCAGATGTTACTGCGTCTGGTTTGTTTGCAGATATTATCAGAATTGGAAATAAATAA
- a CDS encoding NAD(P)H-hydrate dehydratase: MKIFSKEQIYEGDALTSKKQGITSTELMERAGTQIFNWLHLRMQGAQVPIHIFCGIGNNGGDGLVVARHLITHGYNVKTYIVNYSKTRSKDFLVNYERIKSTTKDWPLLLNDAKELPEIDEKDIIVDAIFGIGLNRPIVTWVKQLFNHFRDTKAFVLSIDVPSGLETDAVPKDEECVVNAGYTLSFQTPKLVFFLPETAKYTVQWEVLDIGIDPEYLFTTPTEADLIGKNEVLPIYKPREKYSHKGHFGHALVIGGSYGKIGAVTLASRGVLTIGAGKVTAYMPKCGYIPLQSSFPEAMVITDIDDEKLTKIDFKIEPDVVAFGVGAGTDTKTMSAFEAFLKTNTKPLVIDADGINILAKKKTLLKLLPENTVLTPHPKELEGLIGKWTDDFDKLKKTKALSKKYKCIVVIKGANTITVYGDKLYVNATGNPSLATAGTGDVLTGMITGLIAQGYDALAASIFGVYLHGKSADLLVEELGYQSFIASHVIEGIPLAYLDLFKQPEPPQVEEANEKEKK, from the coding sequence ATGAAAATATTTTCGAAAGAACAAATTTATGAAGGAGATGCATTAACCTCTAAAAAACAAGGGATTACTTCTACCGAGTTGATGGAGCGTGCAGGAACACAAATTTTTAATTGGTTGCATTTGCGTATGCAAGGTGCACAAGTACCCATTCATATTTTTTGTGGTATTGGTAATAATGGAGGTGATGGATTAGTAGTTGCTAGACATTTAATTACGCATGGTTATAATGTTAAAACCTATATAGTTAACTATAGTAAAACACGATCTAAAGACTTTTTAGTTAATTACGAGCGTATTAAAAGCACGACTAAAGATTGGCCTTTATTACTAAATGATGCTAAAGAATTACCAGAAATAGACGAAAAAGATATCATTGTTGATGCTATATTTGGTATTGGTTTAAATAGACCCATTGTGACATGGGTGAAGCAATTATTTAATCATTTTAGAGATACAAAAGCATTTGTCTTATCTATTGATGTACCCTCTGGATTAGAAACAGATGCAGTGCCAAAAGATGAAGAATGTGTTGTAAATGCTGGATATACATTAAGTTTTCAGACTCCAAAGCTAGTTTTTTTTCTACCAGAAACAGCCAAATATACTGTACAATGGGAAGTTTTAGATATTGGGATTGATCCAGAATACTTATTTACAACGCCAACAGAAGCTGATTTAATTGGTAAAAACGAAGTTTTACCAATTTACAAACCAAGAGAAAAGTACAGTCATAAAGGTCATTTTGGTCATGCGTTAGTTATAGGTGGAAGTTATGGTAAAATTGGTGCAGTCACACTTGCCAGTCGTGGAGTTTTAACCATTGGAGCTGGAAAAGTGACAGCTTACATGCCTAAATGTGGTTATATACCTTTACAATCGAGTTTTCCTGAAGCAATGGTTATTACTGATATTGATGATGAAAAACTAACAAAAATAGACTTTAAGATAGAGCCTGATGTTGTGGCATTTGGAGTAGGAGCTGGAACAGATACCAAAACAATGTCTGCTTTTGAAGCGTTTTTAAAAACAAACACCAAACCATTAGTAATTGATGCAGATGGAATAAATATATTGGCTAAAAAGAAAACACTATTAAAATTACTACCTGAAAACACAGTGTTAACACCACATCCAAAAGAGTTGGAAGGATTAATAGGAAAGTGGACAGACGATTTTGATAAACTTAAAAAAACTAAAGCCTTATCTAAAAAATACAAATGTATAGTCGTAATAAAAGGTGCAAATACCATAACGGTTTATGGTGATAAATTATATGTTAACGCTACAGGAAATCCAAGTTTAGCTACTGCAGGAACAGGAGATGTATTAACAGGAATGATAACAGGATTAATCGCTCAAGGTTATGATGCGTTAGCAGCAAGCATTTTTGGTGTGTATTTACATGGTAAATCTGCAGATTTGCTAGTAGAAGAGTTAGGTTATCAAAGCTTTATTGCTAGTCATGTTATTGAAGGTATTCCGTTAGCTTATTTAGATT